In the genome of Mytilus edulis chromosome 3, xbMytEdul2.2, whole genome shotgun sequence, one region contains:
- the LOC139516956 gene encoding uncharacterized protein, giving the protein MADGDVNALKKELDDVKLRLAKVIACKETVEPKVVFTPRERKIEKFSGRKEDSQTLEEFIEDVELTIKSRPTPEEEKVNFIISLLEGPAKEEIRYRPLSEKKTTKSVLSILREVFGERGTISELLSDFYVCKQTETQTLQEFSHILMCKLDKICKRDHKCITDRDIVLRNQFAENVRPTWLKRELKKRIRGTHIISFNDIREEATLLMEDGDVQETCQQQDNRTDDFEVPIFATQAKPSGTSDIAKVLEDLKS; this is encoded by the coding sequence ATGGCCGACGGAGATGTCAATGCTTTGAAAAAGGAACTAGATGATGTTAAGCTGAGATTAGCTAAGGTAATAGCATGTAAAGAAACAGTAGAACCGAAGGTTGTTTTTACACCAAGAGAAAGGAAAATAGAGAAATTCTCAGGTAGGAAAGAGGACTCGCAAACATTAGAGGAGTTTATCGAAGATGTTGAATTGACAATAAAGAGTAGGCCCACCCCAGAGGAAGAAAAGGTTAACTTTATAATTAGTCTGTTAGAGGGTCCAGCTAAAGAAGAGATAAGGTACCGACCACTCTctgaaaagaaaacaacaaaaagtgTGTTAAGTATACTCAGGGAAGTATTTGGTGAAAGGGGAACAATATCAGAACTATTGTCAGATTTCTATGTTTGCAAACAGACAGAAACCCAGACACTACAAGAATTTTCACATATCCTCATGTGTAAGCTAGACAAGATATGCAAGCGAGACCACAAATGCATAACAGATCGAGACATTGTCTTGCGCAACCAGTTTGCTGAGAATGTAAGACCAACATGGCTCAAAAGAGAATTAAAGAAACGCATAAGAGGTACGCACATAATTTCATTTAATGACATTCGAGAGGAAGCAACTTTGCTCATGGAGGACGGTGATGTTCAAGAAACTTGCCAACAACAAGACAACAGGACAGACGACTTTGAAGTCCCCATTTTTGCTACTCAGGCCAAACCATCTGGAACTTCCGACATAGCAAAAGTACTTGAAGATCTCAAATCTTAA